One Ascaphus truei isolate aAscTru1 chromosome 9, aAscTru1.hap1, whole genome shotgun sequence genomic region harbors:
- the LOC142503290 gene encoding adenosine receptor A3-like, which translates to MAYETADRDIYSNVYIAMESVIGISAVLGNTLVIWAVRINPRLQNTTFYFIVSLALADLSVGVLVMPLEIVLSLGLQMHFHSCLFMCCIILILTNASILSLLTIAIDRYLRIKIPIRYRTVITRRRIYLSIGITWIVSFLVGLVPMFGWNNRSSLDPKDRNYLSCQFLNVISMDYIVYFNMFVRVLLPLVIMLALYIEIFYLIRKQLKLNISNSIRSDVSYGKEYKTAKVLSLVLLMFALSWLPLSTANCIIHFVPAVTQFKEFRPTLYFVLSLAHANSAVNPIIYAFKIKKFKDAYIQIIKTYILRRAVLAESGRDECTLDEIP; encoded by the exons ATGGCTTATGAAACAGCAGACAGAGATATTTATTCAAACGTTTACATTGCAATGGAGTCTGTGATTGGAATATCAGCTGTTTTGGGCAACACCCTGGTGATATGGGCTGTGAGAATAAACCCACGTCTTCAGAACACAACTTTTTACTTCATTGTTTCCCTGGCACTGGCAGATCTATCTGTGGGAGTCCTGGTCATGCCGCTGGAAATTGTATTAAGCCTGGGGTTACAAATGCATTTCCACTCCTGTTTATTCATGTGCTGCATAATCCTCATATTAACCAACGCGTCCATCCTATCTCTTCTCACCATAGCCATTGACAGGTATTTGAGAATTAAGATACCAATCAG gtacaggacgGTGATCACAAGAAGAAGAATTTATCTATCTATCGGAATTACATGGATTGTGTCTTTCTTAGTGGGTTTAGTGCCAATGTTTGGTTGGAACAACAGGTCCAGCCTAGACCCAAAAGACAGGAACTACCTGAGCTGTCAATTTCTCAATGTCATTAGTATGGACTATATTGTCTACTTCAACATGTTCGTACGGGTTCTTCTCCCACTGGTGATAATGCTGGCTTTGTACATTGAGATTTTCTACCTTATAAGAAAACAGTTGAAGCTGAATATCTCCAACTCCATACGCAGTGACGTATCCTATGGCAAGGAATACAAAACTGCTAAAGTACTATCCTTGGTCCTGCTAATGTTTGCCCTGAGCTGGCTGCCCCTGTCCACTGCAAACTGCATAATCCATTTTGTCCCAGCTGTTACACAATTCAAAGAATTCCGGCCCACTCTTTATTTTGTCCTATCCCTGGCCCATGCCAACTCGGCCGTGAACCCAATCATCTACGCATTCAAAATAAAGAAGTTTAAAGATGCGTACATCCAAATTATAAAGACATACATCCTACGCAGGGCTGTGCTGGCTGAAAGTGGTAGGGATGAGTGCACATTGGATGAAATACCCTGA